A region of Arabidopsis thaliana chromosome 5, partial sequence DNA encodes the following proteins:
- a CDS encoding Rab5-interacting family protein (Rab5-interacting family protein; CONTAINS InterPro DOMAIN/s: Rab5-interacting (InterPro:IPR010742); BEST Arabidopsis thaliana protein match is: Rab5-interacting family protein (TAIR:AT2G29020.1); Has 1807 Blast hits to 1807 proteins in 277 species: Archae - 0; Bacteria - 0; Metazoa - 736; Fungi - 347; Plants - 385; Viruses - 0; Other Eukaryotes - 339 (source: NCBI BLink).), with amino-acid sequence MKESKSAKLNQLQQQENHQNAHLSPSKLAKLFDPDASWDKDQLGDVLHWIRQVVGLISGLLWGSIPLVGGIWIILFLAISSGIVYGYYAMILKVDEEDFGGHAALLQEGLFASLTLFLLAWILVYSLAHF; translated from the exons ATGAAAGAATCGAAATCAGCCAAGCTGAATCAGCTACAACAACAAGAGAATCACCAGAATGCTCACTTGTCTCCATCGAAATTAGCGAAATTGTTCGATCCCGATGCTTCTTGGGACAAG GATCAATTAGGAGATGTGTTACATTGGATTCGACAAGTGGTGGGATTGATCTCTGGATTGTTATGGGGCTCTATTCCACTTGTTGGAGGCATTTGGATCATTCT GTTTTTGGCGATATCCTCTGGGATAGTTTATGGTTACTACGCAATGATTCTCaaggttgatgaagaagatttcgGAGGCCACGCAGCTTTACTCCAAGAGGGTCTCTTTGCGTCActtactctctttttg CTCGCATGGATTCTTGTCTATAGCTTGGCACACTTCTGA